One window of the Perca fluviatilis chromosome 5, GENO_Pfluv_1.0, whole genome shotgun sequence genome contains the following:
- the ythdf1 gene encoding YTH domain-containing family protein 1, which produces MMSAASIDPQTSKGQDASKAFPVSVQNGSLHQKDTVHDNDFEPYLTNQSNQNNSYQSMTDPYLSSYYAPSIGFPYPLSEAPWSTGGDPPIPYLTPYAPLNNGDHHFMHDTVFGQPSGLSSSIYPHRFNFFPENPAFSAWGTSGSQGQQTQSSAYGGSYSYPPSSLGGTLVPDGQTGFHSDTLSKAPGMNSLEQGMLGLKIGGDVTGSGSGVKSAGSLGSGNVAAAVATGNGGTPIGMPPPKPTSWAAIASKPAKLQQQKTKNKPGAPIAGGGLPPPPIKHNMDIDTWDNKGAATKMAPPLPSHHHHHHHHQQHQPQLHSHASSLLPPLQQSLQSAQSLVQQMTMQGPPPPQSYHNHNSAPTPQTRWVAPRNRNLCYGGGSLDSSGSSNGCGIGNGGGGGGAITPEPGSESHPVLEKLRAAHSYNPKEFDWNLKNGRVFIIKSYSEDDIHRSIKYSIWCSTEHGNKRLDTAFRAMNSKGPVYLLFSVNGSGHFCGAAEMRSPVDYGTSAGVWAQDKWKGKFDVNWLFVKDVPNSQLRHIRLENNDNKPVTNSRDTQEVPLEKAKQVLKIIAQFKHTTSIFDDFSHYEKKQEEEEVVRKSYEPAPIQSRSRIDQDRQK; this is translated from the exons ATGATGTCTGCCGCTAGTATTGACCCTCAg ACATCGAAAGGACAAGATGCAAGCAAAG CCTTTCCAGTTTCAGTGCAGAATGGCTCCCTCCACCAGAAGGATACTGTTCATGACAATGACTTTGAGCCTTATCTCACCAACCAGTCTAATCAG AATAACAGCTATCAATCCATGACAGACCCTTACCTGTCCAGCTACTATGCCCCCTCCATTGGATTTCCTTACCCTCTCAGTGAGGCTCCTTGGTCTACAGGAGGTGACCCACCAATTCCCTACCTGACACCCTATGCCCCCCTCAACAATGGAGACCATCACTTCATGCACGACACAGTGTTTGGGCAGCCGAGTGGGCTCAGCAGCAGCATCTATCCACACAGGTTTAACTTTTTCCCAGAGAACCCGGCCTTCTCAGCCTGGGGCACCAGTGGTTCTCAGGGCCAGCAGACTCAGAGCTCAGCCTATGGGGGGAGTTACAGCTACCCACCCAGCTCTCTAGGAGGCACTTTAGTCCCTGATGGCCAGACAGGTTTCCATAGTGACACCCTGAGCAAGGCTCCAGGTATGAACAGCCTAGAGCAGGGCATGCTGGGCCTAAAAATAGGTGGAGATGTGACAGGAAGTGGCTCGGGTGTGAAGAGTGCAGGCTCTCTTGGAAGTGGCAATGTAGCTGCAGCTGTTGCCACGGGCAACGGCGGCACACCAATTGGAATGCCCCCTCCGAAACCTACATCGTGGGCTGCTATTGCTAGTAAACCTGCCAAGCTGCAGCAACAAAAGACCAAGAACAAACCTGGCGCACCCATAGCTGGAGGAGGTCTGCCTCCACCCCCCATTAAACACAACATGGACATTGATACATGGGATAATAAAGGGGCTGCTACTAAGATGGCCCCTCCTTTGCCCTCccatcaccatcaccaccaccaccaccagcagcaccAGCCCCAGCTTCACTCCCATGCTTCCAGTCTCCTGCCTCCCCTTCAACAGTCCCTACAGTCTGCCCAGTCCCTCGTGCAGCAGATGACCATGCAgggtcctcctcctccacagtctTACCATAACCACAACTCCGCTCCAACACCTCAGACCCGCTGGGTAGCCCCACGCAATCGCAACTTGTGCTACGGTGGCGGAAGCTTGGACAGCAGTGGCTCCTCTAATGGCTGCGGTATTGGTAATGGAGGGGGAGGGGGCGGGGCCATCACTCCAGAGCCGGGATCAGAGTCCCACCCTGTGCTGGAGAAGCTGCGGGCGGCCCACAGCTACAACCCCAAGGAGTTTGACTGGAACCTGAAAAATGGACGCGTGTTTATCATCAAGAGCTACTCTGAGGACGACATCCACCGCTCCATCAAGTACTCCATCTGGTGCAGCACGGAGCACGGCAACAAGCGTTTGGACACGGCCTTCAGAGCTATGAACTCTAAAGGTCCCGTCTACTTGTTGTTCAGTGTCAACGGCAGCGGCCATTTCTGCGGTGCGGCGGAAATGCGCTCGCCTGTGGACTACGGCACCAGCGCTGGCGTTTGGGCGCAGGACAAGTGGAAGGGCAAGTTTGATGTGAACTGGTTGTTTGTTAAGGACGTGCCCAATAGCCAGCTGCGCCACATCCGCCTGGAGAACAATGACAACAAGCCAGTCACCAACTCTCGTGACACCCAGGAGGTTCCTCTGGAAAAGGCGAAGCAGGTGCTCAAGATTATCGCCCAGTTCAAACACACCACCTCCATCTTTGATGACTTTTCCCACTATGAGAagaagcaggaggaggaggaggtggtgagaAAG AGCTATGAGCCTGCCCCAATACAGAGCCGATCCCGAATTGATCAG GATCGTCAAAAGTAA